Proteins co-encoded in one Yamadazyma tenuis chromosome 1, complete sequence genomic window:
- the COQ3 gene encoding Hexaprenyldihydroxybenzoate methyltransferase, mitochondrial (COG:H; EggNog:ENOG503NZTD), whose translation MDFIQETIRDHLKLNEGITNSDDEVYIPPYNIDLLPEGVRDTIVREQCARREEILALKKMKVLDIGCGGGILSESMARLSFVESVKGIDLSDEVIVAANLHKAKDPMLKHKLQYKLQSIEEIPKKEKFDVVTLFELLEHVDYPSKVLTEAMSKLKPNGWLFLSTINRDFVSWFTTILMGEHILGIVPVGTHTLSKYINHVEIKNWIASNSEYELVASRGSIYIPSYGWKFTNNENVGNYFMAIRKK comes from the coding sequence ATGGACTTCATCCAGGAAACTATCCGAGACCACTTGAAGCTCAATGAGGGTATAACCAATTCCGACGATGAGGTGTACATACCTCCTTACAACATAGATTTATTACCTGAAGGTGTGAGAGACACTATTGTCCGAGAACAATGTGCCAGGAGAGAAGAGATTTTggccttgaagaagatgaaagtGTTAGACATTGGCTGTGGTGGGGGTATCTTGAGCGAGTCTATGGCCAGATTGCTGTTTGTGGAGTCGGTCAAAGGTATCGACTTATCTGATGAGGTTATAGTGGCTGCGAACCTACACAAGGCCAAAGATCCCATGTTGAAACACAAACTTCAGTATAAGCTTCAGTCGATAGAGGAAATTCCCAAGAAGGAAAAATTTGATGTGGTGACATTATTTGAGTTGTTAGAGCACGTAGACTATCCATCCAAAGTGTTGACTGAAGCAATGTCCAAATTAAAGCCTAATGGATGGCTTTTCTTATCAACTATCAACAGAGACTTTGTTAGCTGGTTTACCACTATTTTGATGGGGGAACATATTTTGGGGATCGTTCCCGTTGGCACCCACACGTTATCGAAATATATCAACCATGTGGAgatcaagaattggattGCTCTGAACAGTGAATACGAGTTGGTGGCATCCCGGGGCAGTATTTATATTCCCAGCTACGGATGGAAGTTTACAAACAACGAGAACGTTGGAAATTACTTCATGGCTATCAGAAAGAAATAG
- the DBP9 gene encoding ATP-dependent DNA/RNA helicase (COG:A; EggNog:ENOG503NUDU) — MSSGESTTAVAAAYLDDSVSWKAFKLDSRLNQAIEHLGFRTPTLVQSNAIPLALDEKRDIIAKASTGSGKTAAYCIPIIQNILTGKDIKEIQSVILVPTRELANQVHQFIIKLLVYCANKINVINLSSNLSDQVINSMLVNKPEIIISTPSKLIQVLDKASPSISLASVKNLTIDEVDLILSYGYKDDVIKLEEYLPIKKNLQVFLMSATVNDDLNELKAKFCSKPAILKLNDENISSNKLVQYYCRTTEFDKFLLSYVIFKLNLIKGKTLVFVNSIDRGYRLKLFLEQFGIRCCILNSELPVNSRLHIVDEFNKNIYNLLIATDDTNDTNEKEVEDSTSNKKDKVKKDKEYGVSRGVDFRNVACVLNFDLPTTSRAYVHRVGRTARAGKSGMALSFVIPDKEFGKHKVASLKTAKRDEKILARIVKQQTKSGFELKPYQFDIKQVEGFRYRSEDAFRAVTQTAIREARVKELKQELINSDKLKRFFEENPQDLVSLRHDKELHPSRVQTQLKRVPEYLLPESARSDPQKIGFVPFHKKIHKKGRKNKRKNDPLKSLKMK; from the coding sequence ATGAGTAGTGGAGAATCAACCACTGCAGTTGCAGCTGCATACTTAGACGACAGTGTAAGTTGGAAGGCATTCAAGCTTGATTCTCGATTGAACCAGGCTATTGAGCATTTGGGCTTTAGAACCCCAACCTTGGTACAATCCAATGCCATTCCTCTCGCATTGGATGAAAAGAGAGATATCATTGCCAAAGCATCTACCGGGTCAGGAAAAACCGCTGCTTACTGTATCCCAATTATACAGAACATATTAACGGGCAAAGACATCAAAGAGATCCAAAGTGTGATTCTTGTGCCCACCAGAGAGTTGGCaaatcaagttcaccaatttATCATTAAGCTTCTCGTCTACTGTGCTAATAAAATCAACGTCATAAACTTGTCAAGTAACTTGAGTGACCAAGTAATAAACTCGATGTTGGTCAACAAACCCGAAATCATCATTTCCACCCCTTCAAAATTGATCCAGGTTTTGGACAAGGCATCTCCTTCCATTAGTCTTGCCAGtgtcaagaacttgaccaTCGATGAGGTCGACTTGATCTTATCCTACGGTTACAAAGACGATGtaatcaagttggaggaaTATCTTcctatcaagaagaaccttcaGGTGTTTTTAATGTCCGCCACCGTTAATGACGATTTGAACGAACTCAAAGCAAAATTCTGTTCCAAACCAGCAatcttgaaattgaacgATGAAAACATTAGTTCCAACAAATTGGTACAATACTACTGTAGAACCACCGAGTTCGataagttcttgttgtcgTACgtgatcttcaaattgaacttgatcaagggAAAAACCCTCGTGTTTGTCAATAGCATTGATAGAGGGTACaggttgaagttgttcttggagCAATTCGGTATCCGTTGCTGTATATTGAACAGTGAGTTACCTGTCAACTCCAGATTGCACATTGTGGAtgagttcaacaagaacatctacaacttgttgattgcCACGGACGACACTAACGACACTAACGAGAAAGAAGTAGAAGACTCTacttccaacaaaaaagATAAGGTGAAAAAAGACAAAGAGTACGGTGTTTCAAGAGGAGTTGACTTCCGTAACGTTGCATGTGTGTTGAACTTTGACTTACCTACAACGTCCAGAGCGTATGTTCACCGAGTAGGAAGAACTGCAAGAGCCGGAAAGTCTGGTATGGCATTATCATTTGTGATTCCCGACAAGGAGTTTGGCAAACACAAGGTTGCTAGTTTGAAAACTGCCAAGCGGGACGagaagatcttggccaGAATAGTCAAGCAACAGACCAAAAGTGGGTTCGAACTCAAACCCTATCAATTTGATATCAAACAAGTGGAAGGGTTCAGGTACCGTTCCGAAGATGCGTTTAGAGCCGTGACTCAAACCGCTATAAGAGAGGCAAGAGTCAAGGAATTAAAGCaggagttgatcaattccGACAAGTTAAAGAgattttttgaagaaaacccCCAGGATTTGGTATCTTTGAGACACGATAAAGAGTTGCACCCATCGAGAGTGCAAACCCAGTTGAAGCGAGTACCTGAATATTTATTACCTGAAAGTGCCAGAAGTGATCCCCAGAAAATCGGGTTTGTTCCATTCCACAAAAAGATCCATAAGAAGGGTAGAAAGAATAAGCGCAAGAATGACCCattgaagtcgttgaagatgaagtaA
- a CDS encoding uncharacterized protein (EggNog:ENOG503P48P; COG:O), translating into MVVHNPNNWHWVDKNCLPWSKEYFTSEFVNTEVEKDSYKFTLSSVNSVEGDCDVTQRKGRVLCIYDMTLTFGITGSKDEESFSGTITVPEFIHDQEEDDYVFNVSSESCNSEIKSLFLPVLKQKLMKFQGDLIKAHEKDVQHTT; encoded by the exons ATGGTAGTCCACAACCCTAACAACTG GCACTGGGTCGACAAAAACTGTCTTCCATGGTCGAAAGAATACTTCACAAGCGAATTTGTCAACACTGAGGTTGAGAAAGACTCCTACAAGTTTACGCTTTCAAGCGTAAATTCTGTGGAAGGTGACTGTGACGTTACACAAAGAAAGGGTAGAGTTTTGTGTATTTACGATATGACCTTGACATTTGGAATCACCGGTtccaaagatgaagagtCCTTTTCGGGTACCATCACTGTGCCTGAGTTCATACACGATCAAGAGGAAGATGATTATGTGTTCAACGTTTCATCCGAATCGTGTAACAGTGAAATCAAGTCCTTGTTTTTGCCGGTGTTGAAGCAAAAACTCATGAAATTCCAAGgggacttgatcaaggccCATGAAAAAGATGTTCAACACACTACATAG
- a CDS encoding uncharacterized protein (COG:S; EggNog:ENOG503P6A8), whose translation MSEPIPLEDLKGFNKQPLEDLRHGLDAKLYPTPKYVLRRLVINLLVETVLSVAVYNIYDDLSTYYQLLGPALLGGSTAMLAQSITQFVRRKLSYNKICKFLVWGIINGSFTVLWYNMLLERVDDLIYQIVVDQMVGQPFFQLIFNVLSALWDHGEITANTRTIYLKSLKVSYCFWPFFSILVFAFIPPSLMFPSTCLANLLWNLVLSKLG comes from the coding sequence ATGTCCGAACCAATACCTttagaagacttgaaaggGTTCAACAAACAACCGCTAGAAGACTTGCGACACGGGTTGGACGCCAAGCTTTATCCGACGCCCAAGTACGTCTTACGTCGATTGGTGATCAATTTACTAGTGGAAACTGTGTTGTCTGTGGCCGTGTATAATATTTATGATGATTTATCCACCTACTACCAATTGTTGGGACCCGCCCTTCTTGGTGGCTCCACCGCCATGTTGGCCCAGTCCATTACCCAGTTTGTGCGGAGGAAACTTAGTTACAACAAGATCTGCAAGTTCTTGGTCTGGGGTATAATCAACGGCTCATTTACGGTTTTATGGTACAACATGTTATTGGAACGTGTAGACGATTTGATTTACCAAATTGTCGTTGATCAGATGGTAGGGCAGCCATTCTTCCAATTGATATTCAATGTCTTGAGTGCCTTGTGGGATCATGGAGAAATCACTGCCAATACCAGGACAATATACctcaagtcattgaaagTTTCATACTGCTTCTGGCCGTTCTTTTCCATTCTTGTATTTGCATTCATCCCCCCCTCGTTGATGTTCCCATCGACATGTTTGGCCAACTTACTATGGAACTTGGTGCTCTCAAAGTTGGGATAG
- a CDS encoding formate/nitrite transporter (COG:P; EggNog:ENOG503NV7V) translates to MADNSMYITTHEAALALVATAMKKARLRFDTLVVNSLIGGMLFSVGGMFHVIIYSKVSSTSSEIPLYADLMIAACYPLGLFYVVIMGAELFNSNILFYSVGVMRGAVSVVDLIISWLVSWWLNLAANIFVCYVICYFSTIFATEEVISGSRELLDYKASFMFHQTLIKAMAGNFYVALAVYLQIMAKPLHVKFILIFLPIFSFVGLGFTHSVADMFVLTMGLVNGSSHSVGEIAWKVFLPGALGNMIGGTFFGIVIPWYSHIYSVEQDQRLLNLPQYELRDEQPEINSDSRVVRERRRVSSAIIDEKPKTHSTDISGSTSVEQFSPPQGLYDDTSIVSDSSHARSLSRVATGASLHSRHTSLRSRSHSFRSPKNVFPVYGMGEPLERERTIASGKYEDAPEPMTDDGDVESERSAEFVGTRIKRILSRPPHTDLEHQRSHTKSVSSRRTKPTLRQYSISSQRSYRSNSSAYRNRMYNAGIPPSAMVNSDFVAGVASGTPSPSYTPVLAPATRVRRASTEPGSMGISGSGSIPKRTDSNVSPNHSSEDITDLSRLASL, encoded by the coding sequence ATGGCTGACAACTCCATGTACATAACCACCCATGAGGCGGCACTAGCGCTTGTGGCCACAGCCATGAAGAAGGCCCGTCTTCGATTTGATACTTTGGTGGTTAACTCTCTCATTGGTGGAATGCTCTTTTCGGTTGGAGGGATGTTCCATGTTATCATCTACTCAAAAGTATCCCTGACTTCTTCAGAGATTCCATTGTATGCTGACCTCATGATAGCGGCATGCTACCCTCTCGGGCTCTTCTACGTGGTGATAATGGGGGCCGAGCTCTTCAATCTGAACATTTTGTTTTATAGTGTGGGAGTAATGAGAGGTGCTGTTTCAGTGGTTGATCTTATAATATCATGGTTGGTGAGTTGgtggttgaacttggccGCCAACATCTTTGTGTGTTACGTCATCTGTTATTTTTCAACTATATTTGCTACCGAAGAGGTTATATCCGGTTCCAGAGAACTCCTTGACTACAAGGCATCCTTCATGTTTCACCAAACATTAATTAAGGCAATGGCAGGAAACTTCTACGTGGCCTTGGCTGTTTATCTTCAGATCATGGCCAAGCCTTTGCAtgtcaagttcattttAATATTCTTGCCCATTTTCTCATTTGTTGGTTTAGGGTTCACCCACTCTGTAGCAGATATGTTTGTTTTGACCATGGGATTGGTAAATGGCCTGTCTCATAGTGTTGGGGAGATTGCTTGGAAAGTGTTTTTACCAGGGGCCCTTGGAAATATGATAGGGGGTACGTTCTTTGGAATCGTGATACCATGGTACTCTCATATCTAcagtgttgaacaagatcaGAGGTTATTGAACTTACCCCAATACGAATTACGGGATGAGCAACCTGAAATCAACTCAGATTCTCGTGTTGTTCGTGAAAGACGGCGTGTTAGCTCTGCTATTATCGATGAAAAGCCCAAGACTCATTCAACCGATATTTCGGGCTCCACTAGTGTCGAGCAATTCAGTCCTCCTCAAGGTTTGTATGATGATACCAGTATTGTGAGTGACTCTAGCCATGCTAGAAGCTTGTCTCGTGTGGCCACAGGTGCTTCACTTCACTCCAGACACACTTCCTTACGTTCAAGGAGTCATTCTTTCAGATCCCCCAAAAATGTGTTTCCAGTGTATGGTATGGGTGAACCACTAGAAAGGGAACGTACGATTGCCTCAGGAAAGTACGAAGATGCCCCAGAACCCATGACAGATGATGGAGATGTTGAAAGTGAACGGTCTGCTGAATTTGTGGGAACTAGAATAAAACGAATACTTTCAAGGCCTCCGCATACAGACCTTGAGCACCAGCGTCTGCACACCAAGTCAGTGTCTCTGAGACGCACGAAGCCAACACTCCGACAATATTCCATCAGTTCTCAGCGTTCTTACCGGTCCAATAGCAGTGCCTACAGAAACAGAATGTACAATGCTGGGATTCCTCCTAGTGCCATGGTTAACAGTGACTTTGTTGCTGGAGTTGCTAGCGGTACTCCCTCGCCATCTTACACTCCTGTTCTTGCACCTGCCACCAGGGTGAGGAGGGCTTCGACTGAGCCTGGGTCTATGGGAATCAGTGGTTCAGGCTCAATCCCCAAGCGTACAGACTCAAATGTATCACCGAACCATTCCAGCGAGGACATCACTGATTTGTCTCGTTTGGCGTCTTTATAG
- a CDS encoding uncharacterized protein (EggNog:ENOG503PX52), with product MFLYQIIPFLTLLTAVCCSWVDTLDPQGNLRYEQLVNDLQYITDETIFGRDEVSTSTLDALLISVNNSGIIVDTLYEIASNDDEINSLINVTAGLLNGNTTLDSLPFLQNINISINTSQILDQVMSSGLIQSTAGCLLLDSSNRQILANITGELLRSHTWVGQLLNNLGAGKPLTVNMIADTIQHTPNLNPKYNSSAATANNKQQVLSFDTREVVDDMLSARGDYDGSAEQFLNNIINGVLQSQVFSTSLVSILQSLNNTQILCSTAMEVMQNSTILSMFPKLVGGLYEAGAFNNIDTNYYFQYAKKHAILSDYLQFFLTSPTWEPAIAALLLQMEQNGVFQDIQTGLYGPN from the coding sequence ATGTTTTTATACCAAATTATACCATTTTTAACGCTTTTGACAGCCGTCTGCTGCTCATGGGTAGACACCCTCGACCCCCAAGGCAACCTTCGGTACGAGCAACTCGTCAATGACCTCCAGTACATCACGGACGAAACGATTTTCGGCCGAGACGAGGTGTCAACCTCCACCCTCGATGCATTGTTGATATCCGTCAACAACTCCGGAATCATAGTGGACACCCTCTACGAAATCGCCAGCAACGacgatgaaatcaactcgttgatcAACGTCACGGCCGGGTTGTTGAATGGTAACACCACCTTGGACCTGCTTCCGTTCCTTCAGAACATCAACATTTCAATTAATACCAGCCAGATTCTCGACCAGGTCATGAGCAGTGGCCTCATCCAGTCGACGGCCGGATGCTTATTACTCGACTCTTCCAACCGGCagattttggccaacatcACCGGAGAGTTACTCCGTAGTCACACATGGGTAGGGCagcttttgaacaacttgggTGCGGGTAAGCCGTTGACGGTGAACATGATTGCTGATACCATACAACACACCCCCAACTTGAACCCCAAATACAACTCTTCTGCTGCCACCGCCAACAACAAACAGCAGGTGTTGAGCTTTGACACTCGGGAAGTGGTGGATGATATGCTTAGTGCTAGGGGAGATTATGATGGTTCGGCCGAGCAGTTTCTCAACAATATTATAAACGGGGTATTGCAATCACAAGTGTTTTCGACAAGCCTTGTATCAATCTTGCAAAGCTTGAACAACACTCAGATCTTGTGTTCGACAGCCATGGAGGTGATGCAAAACCTGACGATTTTGTCCATGTTTCCCAAGTTGGTTGGTGGGTTATATGAGGCTGGGGCATTCAATAATATCGACACCAACTACTACTTCCAGTACGCCAAGAAGCATGCCATCTTGTCGGACTACTTGCAATTTTTCTTGACGTCACCTACGTGGGAGCCAGCAATTGCGGCGttacttcttcaaatggaGCAGAATGGGGTTTTCCAGGACATCCAAACGGGACTATACGGACCCAATTAA
- a CDS encoding uncharacterized protein (EggNog:ENOG503NU6H; COG:S), whose protein sequence is MSSDEEEFLMNTRKRRSNAGARLKQLLDMENETTSLQASRFVDEDDENVNLLFQEDEEDGEFMESDDQDDGEEAGEEDEEEAEGDGGDSASGPQESENDDNNDDNNDDEDSSDAPQVDSDDVLSDSDMSASDTDEDEGERRLEKEERSKKRKQKQQSRLIPKIKRFKATDNKPKAVKAKKRVNSEALMYSSRRASSRASVVENKEALVEKLKKDEERRAASTPIVREKQREMTQEERLAEAVETEKANVLALELFQQQEVVKKERQKSLLHSRRLKLVNVLSFTSKQEYISPNDEIEFARKLYNSITGKVKKRSIKRLTQLMGFDISKYPGAIDTNLPYIKEQESLQTPANGKVPVNDDEKRENGAVEANGDVKENGGDKENGYMKKNGPVEENEDVNENGDVNENGDVNENGNVIETKYMDEEVPETLEKSSLTKEQCPTNENNETENATEELNAESLPHKTGPKEVGIEFNTETAPGSPAAIPVDVEAPEKKQKKVTFADGVLEPEEVSPNIDADSTQPIDEPEEAEESEEEGEEKEIFEGPVQRVARNDIILHDFEARELPLDENKVKSIVFGEQSLLPAPRRFKDLKTILKIGNANNPYAKVRVEKDEMFTPVTDLTPENPMFEDLNRLPKLGIRQEIIEEVVEEDTNDAAITLNTEAPLGLYLPNGNKKLCLITGTEVKYFDPSLGVPYSDVETFKFLKSMEQGTIPWYTLDGTYNDTGSTEIYLGSRDGSSRSARGVPEGFDG, encoded by the coding sequence ATGTCGtcagatgaagaagagtttcTTATGAATACAAGAAAACGGCGCTCCAACGCTGGGGCCCGGTTGAAACAGTTACTTGATATGGAAAACGAAACCACTTCTCTTCAGGCGTCTCGTTTCGTggacgaagatgatgaaaacgtcaacttgttgttccaagaagatgaagaagatggagaatTCATGGAATCAGACGACCAAGATGATGGAGAGGAAGCCGGCGAggaagatgaggaagaagctgaaggGGATGGGGGTGATAGCGCGTCCGGTCCCCAAGAATCGgaaaatgatgataataatgatgataataatgatgatgaagacagCTCCGATGCACCCCAAGTCGATTCGGACGATGTGCTTTCAGATTCCGATATGTCTGCTTCTGATACCGATGAGGACGAAGGAGAGCGGCGATTAGAGAAGGAAGAACGGctgaaaaagagaaagcAGAAGCAACAGTCTCGTCTAATTCCAAAGATCAAGAGATTCAAAGCGACTGACAACAAACCCAAGGCCGTTAAAGCCAAGAAACGAGTAAATTCTGAGGCCTTGATGTACAGCTCAAGAAGGGCATCTTCCAGAGCTTCTGTGGTGGAGAATAAAGAGGCCTTGgtggagaagttgaagaaggacGAAGAGAGAAGAGCAGCATCTACACCAATAGTGCGAGAGAAACAGCGGGAAATGACACAAGAAGAACGTCTTGCCGAGGCTGTAGAGACCGAAAAGGCCAACGTCTTGGCCCTTGAGTTGTTCCAACAGCAAGAAGTTGTGAAGAAAGAGAGGCAAAAACTGTTATTGCACCTGAGgagattgaagttggtgaatGTGTTGAGCTTTACGAGCAAACAGGAATATATTTCACCGAATGACGAAATAGAGTTTGCTCGGAAGCTTTATAATTCCATTACTGGaaaggtgaagaagagaagtaTAAAAAGACTCACGCAGTTAATGGGATTTGATATTTCAAAGTATCCTGGCGCAATCGATACGAATTTGCCATATATAAAGGAGCAAGAGTCTCTCCAGACTCCTGCCAATGGGAAAGTACCGGtgaatgatgatgagaaaaGAGAGAATGGAGCCGTTGAGGCAAATGGGGATGTGAAAGAGAATGGGGGTGATAAAGAGAACGGATATATGAAAAAGAACGGtcctgttgaagaaaatgaagatgtCAATGAAAACGGAGATGTCAATGAAAACGGAGATGTCAATGAAAATGGAAACGTCATCGAAACTAAATACATGGACGAAGAAGTCCCCGAGACCCTTGAAAAGAGCCTGTTAACCAAAGAACAGTGTCCGACTAATGAAAATAATGAGACTGAAAATGCAACCGAAGAACTCAATGCCGAAAGCCTTCCACATAAAACTGGCcccaaagaagttggtatCGAATTCAACACCGAAACAGCACCCGGTTCGCCTGCTGCAATTCCAGTGGATGTTGAAGCACCTGaaaagaaacagaagaaagtCACCTTTGCTGACGGTGTCTTAGAGCCAGAAGAAGTGAGTCCAAACATTGACGCAGACTCAACTCAACCAATCGATGAACCTGAGGAAGCGGAAGagtcagaagaagaaggagaagagAAGGAAATCTTCGAAGGCCCTGTTCAAAGAGTTGCAAGAAACGATATCATTTTGCATGACTTTGAAGCCAGAGAGTTACCATTGGATGAAAATAAGGTCAAGCTGATTGTATTTGGGGAACAATCTCTACTTCCAGCACCCAGAAGattcaaagacttgaaaacaattttgaaaataGGAAATGCCAACAATCCATACGCCAAAGTCAGGGTAGAAAAGGATGAAATGTTCACTCCAGTCACAGACTTGACCCCAGAAAACCCGATGTTTGAGGATCTTAATAGATTACCCAAGCTTGGAATAAGACAAGAAATCATAGAGGAAGTGGTGGAGGAAGATACCAACGATGCTGCCATCACCTTAAATACCGAGGCTCCTCTTGGATTATACTTACCAAATGGAAACAAGAAACTTTGTCTCATCACCGGTACTGAAGTTAAGTATTTCGATCCTAGTTTGGGGGTACCGTACagtgatgttgaaacattcaagttcttgaagctgATGGAACAAGGTACAATCCCCTGGTATACGCTAGATGGGACGTACAACGATACCGGTTCCACTGAGATATATTTGGGGTCCAGAGATGGAAGTTCAAGGTCTGCTCGTGGCGTTCCCGAAGGATTTGACGGTTAG
- a CDS encoding uncharacterized protein (EggNog:ENOG503PX0P): MRFDFLLCLGSVFITAQSLVVRDAPQDIVPLSIEDAVPGKDLYQSFQDALTEEQLDIIEELQDSLQASLFEDDNVYEYDKRDLESTIESVINLVNSSGVVWTALDYAADHPSLISYLANTTASLIDKGADANVSGIVSVVAGAASNLNLTALSSLVSQSGLIQSTLDGLLLEEKYRKDISKIIYNVVEKNIDLITLIARELLAPANSNSKRAESSSLLDFVGNIAGSFLNSKILYNGLGEVLNALNDTGFVVYTAQRFIDTPAYVNMTGDLISEVLSKSDISLSSLTSSINITALVSSALSDPAAITAIIGKVLKGDYSGLTSGLSSFAKRYKPAITGIISDLEDLGLFKDLNNAIFPSTTGSSNNKEVVATEVANSTSSTSSSIPLATTSESGTGGFVMNTLLVAQAFFAVVFFM; the protein is encoded by the coding sequence ATGCGTtttgacttcttgttgtGTTTGGGGTCTGTGTTCATCACAGCCCAGTCACTAGTGGTTCGTGATGCTCCACAAGACATCGTACCACTTTCCATAGAAGATGCCGTCCCAGGTAAGGACCTCTACCAATCATTTCAAGATGCGTTGACAGAAGAGCAACTCGACATCATTGAAGAGCTCCAAGACCTGCTTCAAGCTAGTCTTTTTGAGGATGACAATGTGTACGAATATGATAAAAGAGACCTTGAATCTACCATTGAAAGtgtcatcaacttggtcaacCTGTCAGGTGTGGTGTGGACTGCTTTGGACTATGCGGCAGACCATCCCTCTTTGATCAGCTACCTTGCCAATACCACTGCTTCATTAATTGACAAAGGTGCTGATGCCAATGTTTCGGGAATAGTTTCTGTAGTTGCGGGAGCAGCATCAAACTTGAATCTTACTGCTCTTAGCAGTTTGGTGCTGCAATCTGGCTTGATCCAATCGACTTTAGATGGgcttttgttggaagaaaagtaCAGAAAGGACATTTCCAAGATCATCTACAATGTGGTTGAAAAAAACATTGACTTGATCACTTTGATTGCTAGAGAGTTGTTAGCACCTGCCAACAGTAATTCGAAGAGAGCTGAAAGCAGTTCCCTTCTTGACTTTGTTGGCAACATTGCTGGTTCGTTTTTGAACTCAAAGATTTTATACAATGGGTTGGGAGAGGTGTTGAACGCTTTGAACGACACGGGATTCGTAGTCTATACCGCTCAACGGTTTATTGACACTCCCGCATACGTCAATATGACAGGTGACTTGATCAGTGAAGTGCTTTCCAAGTCTGATATCAGTTTGAGCAGTCTCACGTCTTCCATCAATATCACTGCTTTGGTTAGTTCAGCATTATCAGATCCAGCTGCCATCACTGCCATCATCGGAAAGGTCTTGAAGGGTGATTACTCAGGACTCACCTCTGGGCTTTCATCTTTTGCCAAGCGTTATAAGCCCGCCATTACTGGCATTATTTCTGATTTGGAGGACTTGGGTCTCTTTAAAGACTTGAATAATGCCATTTTCCCCAGTACCACTGGaagcagcaacaacaaggaAGTGGTAGCCACCGAAGTGGCAAACTCCACCTCCTCTACCTCCTCATCTATACCACTAGCAACGACGTCCGAGTCCGGAACTGGAGGTTTCGTTATGAATACCTTGCTTGTGGCCCAGGCATTTTTCGCAGTCGTTTTCTTCATGTAA
- the VPS60 gene encoding Vacuolar protein-sorting-associated protein 60 (COG:U; EggNog:ENOG503NXG4; BUSCO:EOG09264OXC) has product MNRLFGSKNTAPKPSLNDAVKNIDDRVGSLDVKLSKLNSELSTYQQKLSRMRDGPGKSALKQKALKLLRQRKQIEAQKDQLENQSWNMTQAAMTTDNLQNTMITVDAMKQANKQLKKTYGKIDIDKIESLQDEMLDLIDKSNELQESLSMTNDIPDDISESELDAELDALGEEMDFESEMNEGLSMPSYLNEEPASSDKLPTFIDESEEPAKVAN; this is encoded by the coding sequence ATGAACAGACTTTTTGGAAGCAAGAACACAGCACCCAAGCCGTCACTTAATGACGCCGTCAAAAACATCGACGACCGTGTAGGTAGCTTGGATGTCAAGTTGTCCAAACTCAACTCCGAATTGTCCACCTACCAACAGAAATTGTCTCGAATGAGAGACGGCCCCGGAAAGTCAGCATTGAAGCAAAAGGCGTTAAAGCTCTTGAGACAGAGAAAACAGATTGAAGCACAGAAAGACCAGTTGGAAAACCAGTCGTGGAACATGACTCAGGCCGCCATGACCACTGATAACTTGCAGAATACCATGATTACGGTGGATGCCATGAAACAAGCCAATAaacagttgaagaagacatATGGGAAGATAGATATCGATAAGATTGAGTCATTACAGGACGAAATGCTCGACTTGATAGACAAGAGCAACGAGTTACAGGAGTCGTTGTCGATGACAAACGATATTCCTGACGATATAAGTGAGTCTGAGTTAGATGCCGAGCTTGATGCTTTGGGAGAAGAAATGGATTTCGAAAGTGAAATGAATGAAGGGTTGTCGATGCCCAGTTATCTCAACGAAGAGCCAGCCTCGAGTGACAAGCTTCCTACCTTCATCGACGAGAGTGAAGAACCTGCAAAGGTTGCCAATTGA